A stretch of DNA from Methylosinus sp. LW4:
CGCGCGATCTCGGGACAGGGGCGGAACTCGCGCAGATCGCGCGAGAAGCAGATGCGCACATCCTGCAGCGCGCCCTTGCGGCAGGTGACGGCGAGCATGCCCGGACGCAGCCGCGGATTGGCGGCGATGAAGGCGCGCTGAATGTCGAGCGGCGCGAAGCTCTGCGCCTGCCGCGACCGCTCGAGCAGGGCCGGAATGGTCACGCTCTCCGTCGCGCGGCGCACGTCGAGGAAATAATCGGTCGGGCTCTTGCCCGAGCAGCGGCCATGCTTGCGCCATTCGTGCCGCGCCAGCCCTTCGTCGGGATAGACGCCGGCGACATGCTCGAGCGCCATGCGCG
This window harbors:
- a CDS encoding ribonuclease T2 family protein yields the protein MFVQWSRVCVLAALVSLFASSGMAQSAPEARSGGFDFYVLTLSWSPAFCESGGGREYRAQCEPGLGKGFVTHGLWPQYEHGFPSECDGAATPSRMALEHVAGVYPDEGLARHEWRKHGRCSGKSPTDYFLDVRRATESVTIPALLERSRQAQSFAPLDIQRAFIAANPRLRPGMLAVTCRKGALQDVRICFSRDLREFRPCPEIARGACRAGEISVPAPL